Proteins from a single region of Desulfobacter postgatei 2ac9:
- a CDS encoding TusE/DsrC/DsvC family sulfur relay protein, translated as MATLEFNGKTFEIDEDGFLLDYNMYNEEWVEYVKGQEGIDEMTEEHWQLVKVLQDYYEKNGIAPMVRVLSKLTKFKLKHIYELFPSGPGKGACKMAGLPKPTGCV; from the coding sequence ATGGCAACACTTGAATTCAATGGGAAAACATTCGAGATAGATGAAGACGGATTTCTTCTTGACTACAATATGTACAATGAAGAATGGGTAGAATATGTAAAAGGCCAGGAAGGCATCGACGAGATGACTGAGGAACACTGGCAGCTTGTTAAAGTTCTCCAAGACTACTACGAGAAAAACGGCATTGCCCCCATGGTTCGTGTTCTTTCCAAGCTCACAAAGTTCAAACTGAAACACATCTATGAACTGTTCCCCTCCGGACCAGGTAAAGGCGCCTGCAAGATGGCCGGTCTTCCGAAACCGACCGGTTGTGTATAG
- the miaA gene encoding tRNA (adenosine(37)-N6)-dimethylallyltransferase MiaA — MTKIITICGPTGIGKTGFAIALAQELNGEIIGADSMQIYKYMNVGTAKPDERERRLAVHHLVDFLDPAENFDAKSFTLLADQAISDIAKRGRVPLVVGGTGLYIRALLHGLFRGKPACPATLEKLNQALEEKGAPALHEQLTKCDPKVAEKIHPNDGFRIVRALEVFLTTGVPISQCRQTHDFKSDRYQSLTFGLYMDRKLLYDRINQRVDMMMAQGLLDEVKNLVNQGYSLELKSMQSIGYRHMGMYIKGDISLEEAVRLLKRDTRRYAKRQFTWFNKEKNLIWINAEETQNAIETAKDFLT, encoded by the coding sequence ATGACAAAAATTATTACCATATGCGGCCCCACTGGCATCGGAAAAACAGGCTTTGCCATTGCCCTGGCCCAGGAACTGAATGGCGAAATTATTGGTGCAGATTCCATGCAGATCTATAAATATATGAATGTTGGGACTGCCAAACCCGATGAAAGGGAAAGGCGGCTTGCCGTACATCATCTGGTTGACTTTCTTGATCCGGCGGAAAATTTTGATGCAAAAAGTTTTACTCTCCTGGCAGACCAGGCTATTTCCGACATTGCAAAACGGGGTCGGGTGCCTTTGGTCGTCGGCGGGACAGGGCTTTATATCAGGGCCTTACTCCACGGCCTCTTCAGAGGGAAACCGGCTTGCCCGGCAACCCTTGAAAAACTGAATCAGGCCCTTGAGGAAAAGGGGGCACCGGCTCTTCATGAACAATTGACAAAATGTGATCCAAAGGTTGCAGAAAAGATTCATCCCAATGACGGATTCAGAATTGTAAGGGCGCTTGAAGTGTTTTTAACCACAGGGGTTCCCATTTCCCAGTGCCGGCAGACCCATGATTTTAAGTCAGACCGATACCAAAGCCTTACCTTTGGCCTTTATATGGACCGAAAATTATTATATGACCGGATTAATCAGCGGGTGGATATGATGATGGCCCAGGGTCTGCTTGATGAGGTGAAAAATCTTGTAAACCAGGGGTATTCACTGGAATTGAAATCCATGCAGTCCATCGGCTACCGGCATATGGGGATGTATATAAAAGGAGACATAAGCCTTGAAGAGGCCGTCCGGTTGCTTAAACGCGATACCCGCAGATATGCCAAGCGCCAGTTTACCTGGTTTAACAAGGAAAAGAATCTGATTTGGATTAATGCCGAAGAGACGCAAAACGCCATTGAAACGGCCAAAGACTTTTTGACATAA
- a CDS encoding DUF4338 domain-containing protein, whose protein sequence is MIRYCGRDFTRTEITQIKALIKNNPQFNRTRLSIEVCRILQWFKPDGKTKDMSCRVAMLKMEKDGVICLPPSTQKTKRDRRIKLTSATDPQSRVVCPVHRLPELNLQIVTKATSGLWNEYIERYHYLGHKPLPGAQLRYFITAGEQIVALAGFGAAAWQTAPRDQFIGWTHDQRKANLHLIVNNARFLILPWIQSKNLASKVLSLITHRLPDDWHNKYNIRPVLLETFVQKDRFAGTCYKAANWQIVGETKGRGKLGANPKKGTVIVPIKDVWVYPLDQNFRTLLKST, encoded by the coding sequence ATGATCCGATACTGTGGCCGGGATTTTACCCGAACAGAAATAACACAGATCAAGGCTCTCATAAAAAACAATCCCCAGTTCAACCGAACGCGACTTTCAATAGAGGTGTGCCGGATTCTCCAATGGTTCAAACCGGATGGAAAAACCAAAGATATGTCGTGCCGTGTTGCTATGCTGAAGATGGAAAAGGATGGGGTGATATGCCTGCCGCCCTCTACTCAAAAAACAAAGCGTGACCGACGCATTAAATTAACGTCAGCTACGGATCCGCAAAGCCGGGTTGTCTGTCCGGTTCATCGTTTGCCGGAACTTAATTTGCAGATCGTTACCAAAGCGACATCTGGTTTGTGGAATGAATACATCGAAAGGTATCATTATCTTGGGCATAAGCCGTTGCCAGGTGCCCAACTTCGATATTTCATTACTGCCGGCGAACAGATCGTTGCCCTGGCAGGGTTCGGTGCAGCGGCATGGCAAACCGCACCAAGAGATCAGTTTATTGGATGGACTCATGATCAAAGAAAGGCAAATTTGCATTTGATTGTGAATAATGCCAGATTCCTTATTTTGCCATGGATTCAATCAAAAAATTTGGCATCCAAAGTTCTCTCATTAATCACACACCGACTCCCGGATGATTGGCACAACAAGTATAATATCCGGCCTGTCCTGCTTGAGACGTTTGTTCAAAAAGATCGTTTCGCAGGGACCTGTTATAAAGCCGCAAACTGGCAAATTGTTGGAGAAACTAAAGGGCGGGGTAAATTAGGTGCTAACCCAAAGAAAGGGACGGTGATTGTTCCCATCAAAGATGTTTGGGTTTATCCTCTGGACCAGAATTTTAGGACGTTACTCAAATCAACTTAA
- the tnpC gene encoding IS66 family transposase, whose translation MERHAPKSSFAGRRAQARNKEKDGQIRDTEKPIIWEKTEKRPSKTEKANPKSNENKRPRGQQPGSEGHGLTERPDLPVVYEQACFPQNPVCPCCGLPYTLDGSSGPETQIIEVDVKAYTRRIVRQTGTKICSCKGVPQTITAPMPPKLMPKSPYGISIWADVLLNKFRYCQPTNRLLNHYEELGLPISAGTISGGLNNLKELFEPICNRLYLQQMTEDRFHQDESSWKVFEEIEGKIGNKWWLWVSRSESVVYFLIAPGRGADIPISYFKNTRKGKIIVVCDRYSAYKSLANKMPFIILAFCWAHVRRDFLDAARKYPELEEWAFCWIEKIAQLYHINNLRCAAFDKALPVQWQSESFKKRHESVINKMNEMTQDRDAFIESHNPDDPNSTLLSNAKYKILKSLKNHWDGLSVFVEHPEVPMDNNKGENAIRNPVTGRRNFYGSASVWSAQLAAMMFSLFKTLELWGLNCHHWLNSYLNACALNHGKAPEQLSRFLPWEMDKARLEKLSKPIDTS comes from the coding sequence TTGGAAAGGCATGCACCAAAAAGCTCTTTTGCGGGAAGAAGGGCTCAAGCAAGAAATAAAGAAAAAGATGGCCAAATCCGGGATACTGAAAAACCGATTATTTGGGAAAAAACCGAAAAGAGACCTTCAAAAACAGAAAAAGCCAATCCAAAATCAAATGAAAACAAAAGGCCTCGTGGTCAACAACCTGGAAGTGAAGGTCACGGCCTGACAGAGCGTCCTGATCTTCCTGTAGTATACGAACAAGCTTGTTTTCCCCAAAATCCAGTATGCCCTTGTTGCGGGTTGCCCTATACACTTGATGGGAGTTCAGGACCTGAAACCCAAATTATTGAGGTTGACGTCAAAGCCTACACAAGGAGAATTGTCCGTCAGACAGGAACAAAAATATGCTCGTGCAAAGGGGTGCCTCAAACGATTACTGCGCCAATGCCTCCAAAGCTGATGCCCAAAAGCCCATACGGAATTTCAATCTGGGCAGACGTTTTGTTGAACAAATTTCGTTATTGCCAGCCGACCAATCGTCTTTTAAATCATTATGAGGAGCTTGGTTTACCCATTTCAGCCGGTACAATTTCAGGCGGCTTGAACAATCTCAAAGAATTATTTGAACCCATCTGCAACAGGCTTTACCTTCAACAAATGACCGAAGACAGATTCCATCAAGATGAAAGCAGCTGGAAGGTTTTTGAAGAAATTGAAGGTAAAATCGGAAATAAATGGTGGTTATGGGTCAGTCGTTCTGAATCCGTTGTCTATTTCCTGATTGCGCCGGGACGAGGTGCAGATATTCCGATATCATATTTTAAAAATACCCGGAAAGGTAAAATCATTGTTGTCTGCGACCGATACAGCGCCTATAAATCACTGGCTAACAAAATGCCTTTCATTATTCTGGCCTTTTGTTGGGCACACGTCCGCCGTGATTTCCTGGATGCAGCCAGGAAGTATCCGGAATTGGAAGAATGGGCGTTTTGCTGGATTGAGAAAATCGCACAGCTGTATCATATAAACAACCTTCGTTGTGCAGCCTTTGATAAAGCATTACCTGTGCAATGGCAGTCGGAATCATTCAAAAAGCGACATGAATCTGTGATTAACAAGATGAATGAAATGACGCAGGACCGAGATGCATTTATAGAATCACACAATCCCGATGACCCTAATTCCACCCTGTTATCCAATGCTAAATACAAAATTTTGAAAAGCCTGAAAAACCATTGGGACGGATTGAGTGTGTTTGTTGAACACCCGGAAGTCCCCATGGATAATAATAAAGGTGAAAATGCCATTCGGAATCCAGTAACAGGTCGTAGAAATTTTTATGGTTCAGCAAGTGTATGGAGCGCTCAACTGGCAGCAATGATGTTTTCACTTTTTAAAACCTTGGAGTTGTGGGGACTGAACTGTCACCACTGGTTAAATTCGTACCTTAATGCCTGCGCTCTAAACCATGGGAAAGCGCCTGAACAATTATCACGGTTTCTTCCCTGGGAAATGGATAAGGCCCGCCTGGAGAAATTGTCAAAACCGATAGATACCTCATGA
- a CDS encoding penicillin-binding protein activator: protein MTYTTHIKLVFSVCLLIVLSFFCGCSKHVISLPSSPKPVQKSVAPQETVPELISQARILSEQGAVQDALIIYNYAFNLTQKLETGQYIYFKKIILDDIERLLSKTDPVEIRKFSDIKNLSIPRDILDYWEGYRFAQHEDYANAAMVLNAFLEKYPDHPRSAQIKELLADMGARSFDKKKLGIILPMSGRYKLYGQKVMKGIELSLARLSEFGIKGLSLIVKDSMSDPQQAAMCVEQLGKENVFSILGPIFVSKQVADKAQALGIPMMALTQKIEFPKYGDYIFTNFITPEMQVQALGTYIFHELGLRSAAVLYPDDPYGHRYMQVFREMVDGFGGQLTAVQAYDGNKTDFSASIKNLIRNTGLSFQALFIPDSVSRINLILPQLVYHDARGFTLLGTNLWHQDSLLKETRRYNRNAVICDGYFSGSANPESVWFDKAFKALYQESPGFLEAIAYDTAQILFRAANADDVNSGKQLKEVLQGNFIFDGATGRTQFDETGTPHKELFLITVKDDQFVEINR, encoded by the coding sequence ATGACTTACACAACACACATAAAACTTGTATTTTCTGTTTGTCTTTTAATTGTGCTTTCTTTTTTTTGCGGATGTTCCAAACATGTCATTTCACTCCCTTCTTCTCCTAAGCCGGTACAAAAATCTGTAGCCCCGCAGGAAACTGTCCCGGAACTTATCAGTCAGGCCAGAATTTTAAGCGAACAAGGCGCTGTCCAGGATGCCCTGATCATATACAATTATGCCTTTAATCTCACCCAAAAACTTGAGACAGGCCAATATATTTATTTTAAAAAGATTATCCTTGATGATATTGAAAGACTTTTATCAAAAACAGACCCTGTAGAGATTCGGAAATTTTCAGATATAAAAAATCTTTCTATCCCCCGGGATATTTTAGACTACTGGGAGGGTTACAGATTTGCTCAGCACGAAGATTATGCCAATGCTGCAATGGTCTTGAATGCTTTCCTTGAAAAATATCCCGATCATCCCAGGAGCGCGCAGATAAAGGAACTTTTGGCAGACATGGGTGCCAGATCCTTTGACAAAAAGAAACTAGGCATTATTTTGCCCATGTCCGGAAGATATAAACTTTACGGACAAAAGGTCATGAAAGGAATAGAGCTTTCCCTGGCACGGTTATCTGAATTCGGTATCAAGGGTTTAAGCCTTATCGTCAAGGACAGTATGTCTGATCCCCAACAGGCTGCCATGTGTGTAGAGCAGCTTGGAAAGGAGAATGTTTTTTCCATTCTGGGCCCTATTTTTGTTTCAAAGCAAGTGGCTGATAAGGCCCAGGCTCTTGGTATTCCAATGATGGCCCTGACCCAGAAAATTGAATTTCCCAAATATGGGGATTATATATTTACAAATTTCATAACCCCTGAAATGCAGGTTCAGGCCTTGGGTACCTATATTTTTCATGAACTGGGACTGAGAAGTGCGGCTGTCCTATATCCTGACGATCCGTATGGCCACCGATATATGCAGGTGTTTAGGGAGATGGTCGATGGGTTTGGAGGCCAATTAACCGCAGTCCAGGCATACGACGGCAACAAAACTGATTTTTCAGCTTCCATCAAAAATTTGATCCGGAACACAGGGTTAAGTTTCCAGGCATTGTTTATTCCTGATTCGGTCTCCAGAATAAATCTGATACTCCCCCAGCTTGTCTACCATGACGCCCGGGGGTTTACCCTGTTGGGGACCAACCTGTGGCATCAGGACAGCCTTTTAAAAGAGACCCGAAGGTATAATAGAAATGCCGTCATCTGCGACGGATATTTTTCCGGCAGCGCCAATCCTGAAAGCGTATGGTTTGATAAGGCATTCAAGGCGTTATATCAGGAATCCCCGGGCTTCCTTGAGGCCATTGCCTATGATACGGCCCAAATTCTGTTCAGGGCAGCCAATGCCGACGACGTTAATTCAGGGAAACAACTTAAGGAAGTTTTACAAGGGAATTTTATTTTTGACGGGGCCACCGGCCGCACACAATTTGACGAGACCGGCACCCCGCACAAGGAGTTGTTTCTGATTACCGTGAAGGATGATCAGTTTGTGGAAATCAACCGTTAA
- a CDS encoding ATP-dependent 6-phosphofructokinase, with amino-acid sequence MKNMNINTTISVLGPARIPSPLTSQGVTRDGKTRFMKDEYRISVDVRVDRVAGENKDSLLSFEQAGPRENIYFDPSKLKCAVVTCGGLCPGLNDIIRSLVLELYHVYGVKTIYGIRHGLQGFIPKYGHDLIELNPERVSGIQNTGGSMLGSSRGGQDIGEIVDCLERIGVGLLFMVGGDGTLMASKAIGDEILNRRLKISVVGIPKTIDNDIFLVSRSFGFDSAVDVATLAIKGAHNEAEAYPNGIGLIKLMGRHSGFLAATAALAQPDANFVLIPEEEILLHGENGLLAAVERRLALRKHAVIIVAEGAGQNFFEDKDIEHDASGNLKLKDIGLFLKTEISTYFKSKNIPISLKYIDPSYIIRSLPANANDSVFCGLLARDAVHAGMAGKTNLLISFWNNNYVHIPMDASAGQRKKMDPSGRLWQSVLESTGQNLLFNG; translated from the coding sequence ATGAAAAATATGAACATCAACACCACCATTTCCGTTTTAGGTCCTGCCCGGATCCCATCCCCACTAACTTCCCAGGGGGTGACCCGTGATGGTAAAACCCGGTTCATGAAAGATGAGTACAGGATCAGCGTTGATGTCAGGGTTGATCGTGTTGCCGGAGAAAACAAAGACAGTCTGCTGAGTTTTGAACAGGCCGGCCCCCGGGAAAACATTTACTTTGACCCCAGCAAACTTAAATGCGCGGTCGTCACCTGCGGGGGGCTGTGTCCTGGACTGAACGACATTATCCGGTCGCTGGTGCTTGAATTGTACCATGTGTATGGCGTCAAAACTATTTATGGTATTCGCCACGGGCTACAGGGATTTATCCCTAAATACGGCCATGACCTGATTGAACTTAATCCTGAACGGGTATCTGGCATCCAGAATACCGGTGGGTCAATGCTGGGCTCTTCCCGGGGGGGACAGGATATCGGGGAAATTGTGGACTGCCTGGAACGTATAGGGGTGGGGCTGCTTTTCATGGTAGGAGGCGACGGGACATTAATGGCCTCCAAGGCCATTGGAGATGAAATTTTAAACCGCAGATTAAAGATTTCCGTGGTTGGCATTCCAAAAACCATTGATAATGATATTTTCCTGGTTTCCCGTTCCTTTGGTTTTGATTCAGCCGTAGACGTGGCCACCCTGGCAATCAAGGGAGCCCATAACGAAGCCGAGGCCTATCCCAACGGTATCGGCCTGATCAAGCTCATGGGCAGGCATTCGGGATTTCTGGCCGCCACGGCAGCCCTTGCCCAACCTGACGCCAATTTTGTGCTTATTCCCGAAGAGGAGATACTGCTGCATGGGGAAAACGGGCTTTTGGCTGCTGTGGAGCGGCGTCTGGCACTAAGAAAGCATGCGGTAATCATTGTCGCCGAAGGGGCCGGCCAAAATTTTTTTGAAGACAAGGATATTGAGCATGATGCCTCGGGAAATCTAAAGCTCAAGGATATCGGTCTATTTTTAAAGACAGAAATCAGTACCTATTTTAAATCCAAAAACATCCCAATCTCTTTAAAGTACATTGATCCATCCTACATCATCCGCAGTCTGCCGGCCAATGCCAATGACTCGGTGTTCTGCGGACTTCTGGCAAGGGATGCCGTACATGCGGGCATGGCCGGAAAAACCAATTTGCTTATCAGCTTCTGGAATAATAATTATGTGCATATACCCATGGATGCCTCAGCCGGACAGCGCAAAAAGATGGATCCGTCAGGCAGGCTATGGCAGTCGGTTCTTGAATCCACAGGCCAGAATTTGCTCTTTAACGGTTGA
- a CDS encoding KpsF/GutQ family sugar-phosphate isomerase: MIIDDAVEVLKMEAQSLLDLIEKLNMDFQTLVNAICNAKGRVIISGIGKSGLIGRKIAATLSSTGTNAMFLHPVEAVHGDLGMVGRDDIFIAISNSGETGELNQLLPVIREVGCRIAGFTGKPESTMAGFCDMIINTGVKKEACPLNMAPTCSTTAQLAMGDALAVALIKKKNFKKADFMRSHPGGALGQRLSGKVSELMLEKSGVPFVQTGATMAQALACMDIHRLGAVVILDSDDKLMGILTDGDVRHWLAKGGGTAETLLVDEVMTRSPRHLSPDSYLYDALNLMEKYEITVLPILGEKDCLKGLLHLHDILGKGTFKFNGGNQ, encoded by the coding sequence ATGATCATAGACGATGCTGTTGAAGTTCTTAAAATGGAAGCCCAGTCGCTTCTGGACCTTATTGAAAAATTAAATATGGATTTTCAAACCCTTGTCAATGCAATTTGCAATGCAAAAGGGCGGGTAATTATTTCGGGAATCGGAAAATCCGGTTTAATCGGAAGAAAAATTGCCGCCACCTTAAGCAGCACAGGAACCAATGCCATGTTCCTTCATCCGGTTGAGGCGGTTCACGGTGACCTTGGCATGGTCGGTCGTGATGATATATTCATTGCCATCTCAAATTCCGGTGAAACCGGGGAACTTAACCAGCTTTTGCCGGTGATCCGGGAGGTGGGCTGCAGGATTGCAGGCTTTACGGGAAAGCCTGAATCCACCATGGCTGGATTCTGCGACATGATCATAAACACCGGCGTAAAAAAAGAGGCCTGCCCTTTAAATATGGCGCCGACCTGTTCAACCACGGCCCAGTTAGCCATGGGGGATGCCCTGGCTGTTGCCCTGATAAAAAAGAAAAATTTTAAAAAGGCCGATTTCATGCGTTCTCATCCCGGCGGTGCACTGGGACAGCGTCTGTCAGGTAAGGTTAGCGAACTGATGCTTGAAAAATCAGGCGTGCCTTTTGTGCAAACAGGTGCCACTATGGCCCAGGCCCTTGCCTGCATGGATATTCATCGCCTGGGTGCTGTTGTTATACTTGATTCGGATGACAAACTTATGGGAATACTTACTGACGGAGATGTCCGGCACTGGCTTGCAAAAGGGGGCGGCACAGCCGAGACCCTGCTTGTGGACGAAGTGATGACCCGCTCCCCAAGGCATCTATCCCCCGATTCTTATCTGTATGATGCCCTTAATTTAATGGAAAAATATGAAATTACGGTTTTGCCTATCCTTGGGGAGAAAGACTGTCTTAAAGGATTGTTGCATCTCCACGATATCCTGGGAAAGGGAACCTTTAAATTTAATGGAGGCAATCAATGA
- a CDS encoding PxxKW family cysteine-rich protein, translating to MICTTVREGQECVFMTAQGCSYNEGYCLPIIDECKGCQKSAEFPTGVYCTVAPDPSLKWKNGTCNMATHVKTATETKKQKLNPIKASKRR from the coding sequence ATGATTTGTACAACTGTTAGAGAAGGTCAGGAGTGTGTTTTCATGACCGCCCAAGGCTGCAGCTATAACGAAGGTTACTGCCTTCCGATTATTGATGAATGTAAAGGATGCCAGAAAAGTGCCGAGTTTCCCACCGGCGTTTACTGTACTGTCGCACCTGATCCGTCCCTGAAATGGAAAAACGGAACCTGCAACATGGCCACCCATGTTAAAACCGCTACCGAAACCAAAAAACAGAAACTTAACCCCATCAAGGCATCCAAACGAAGATAG
- a CDS encoding aminotransferase class I/II-fold pyridoxal phosphate-dependent enzyme, which yields MNPIAQELNNTIKQGAPHVYEMLSNMGKKLFFPKGILTQSAEAKEKANKVNATIGIARQGSCVLSLTCVTKYITEIEPDDYLPYASSFGLPALRNKWLKEMYVKSPSLKGTVVSLPIVTSGITHGVSIFSDMWVNADDVIVMPDMLWGNYNMIFCVRNSARFVTYKSYDDALTRFNLDDFERVIREQAALNDKIVTMLNFPHNPTGYALNEKEADRVAEILIDVAQKGTNVVAACDDAYFGLFFEPETFKQSLFAKLAGKTNRLLAVKLDGPTKEDYVMGFRTGFITYGVAADTNLEGVYEVLEKKTAGCIRGNISNCSHLSQTILIKSMEDENYKNLKQEKFNLLKSRAMAIKEVLKDPKYADGFDVYPFNSGYFLCIRVKGVNAEALRLHLLDNYGTGLISIGEDNLRVAFSCLEEKDVKTLFDIILSGINDLRK from the coding sequence ATGAATCCCATTGCCCAGGAATTGAATAACACCATTAAGCAAGGCGCCCCCCATGTATATGAAATGCTCTCTAACATGGGAAAAAAACTATTTTTCCCAAAAGGTATTTTAACCCAGAGCGCTGAGGCAAAGGAAAAAGCAAACAAGGTCAACGCCACCATCGGTATCGCAAGGCAGGGCAGCTGCGTTTTAAGTCTTACTTGCGTGACCAAATACATCACAGAAATTGAACCGGATGATTACCTGCCCTATGCTTCCTCATTCGGCTTGCCGGCACTGCGAAATAAATGGCTTAAGGAGATGTATGTTAAAAGTCCTTCACTTAAGGGAACTGTCGTCAGTCTGCCCATCGTCACATCCGGCATCACCCACGGTGTTTCCATATTCTCGGACATGTGGGTAAATGCCGATGATGTTATTGTTATGCCGGACATGTTATGGGGCAACTATAACATGATCTTCTGTGTCCGCAATAGTGCCCGGTTTGTTACATACAAATCCTATGACGATGCATTGACCCGTTTTAATCTGGATGATTTTGAGCGTGTTATCAGGGAACAGGCTGCACTTAATGACAAGATTGTTACCATGCTGAATTTCCCTCACAACCCAACCGGGTATGCCCTGAACGAGAAGGAGGCTGACCGTGTTGCAGAAATTCTCATTGATGTGGCACAAAAGGGTACCAATGTGGTGGCAGCCTGTGATGACGCCTATTTTGGATTGTTTTTCGAACCGGAGACATTTAAACAGTCCTTGTTTGCTAAACTTGCCGGTAAAACGAATCGGCTTCTGGCTGTTAAGCTCGACGGGCCGACCAAGGAAGATTATGTAATGGGATTCAGAACCGGGTTTATCACTTACGGGGTTGCCGCAGATACCAACCTTGAAGGGGTATATGAAGTTTTAGAAAAAAAGACCGCCGGATGCATCCGGGGCAATATCTCAAACTGTTCCCATTTAAGTCAGACCATTCTCATCAAATCCATGGAAGATGAAAATTATAAGAATCTCAAACAGGAGAAATTTAACCTGCTCAAATCCCGGGCTATGGCCATCAAAGAGGTGCTCAAAGATCCCAAATATGCAGACGGATTCGATGTTTATCCGTTTAATTCAGGATATTTCCTGTGCATTCGTGTTAAGGGTGTGAATGCAGAAGCGTTAAGGCTTCATCTGCTTGACAACTATGGCACTGGTCTGATCTCCATTGGAGAAGACAATCTTCGGGTGGCGTTTTCATGTCTGGAGGAAAAGGATGTGAAAACTTTATTTGACATTATTCTTTCAGGGATTAATGATCTGAGAAAGTAA
- the truA gene encoding tRNA pseudouridine(38-40) synthase TruA, which translates to MMPKRVENPDNPIKNFKIIVAYDGTDFFGWQRQTDKPTIQGELERIASMILNQDIKIHGSGRTDAGVHARAQVAHFHANTRLAPDIIQKGINSLMSAPIVIHDCRFAAPDFHAQYHVRSKEYRYYILNRDIPAAIGRNYLWHVKPYLDIDIMNQCCECLVGEHDFKAFENTGSPRSSTVRTVFSASWANKPYDRLEFCICATGFLKNMVRNIVGTLKDAGTGRINPEIFNKILYSCERPRAGATAPARGLFLHQVNY; encoded by the coding sequence ATGATGCCTAAGAGAGTTGAAAATCCGGATAACCCGATAAAAAATTTCAAAATTATAGTGGCCTATGACGGTACCGATTTTTTCGGGTGGCAGCGCCAGACTGATAAACCCACCATTCAGGGGGAACTTGAACGTATAGCATCCATGATTCTAAACCAGGACATTAAGATTCATGGTTCCGGACGTACGGACGCAGGCGTTCATGCCCGGGCCCAGGTGGCCCATTTCCATGCAAACACCCGTCTTGCCCCTGATATCATTCAAAAAGGGATAAACAGCCTTATGTCCGCACCCATCGTGATCCATGACTGCCGGTTTGCAGCGCCTGATTTTCATGCCCAGTACCATGTTCGTTCCAAAGAGTACCGCTATTACATATTAAACAGAGACATTCCCGCTGCCATTGGTCGGAATTATCTGTGGCATGTCAAACCGTACTTGGATATTGATATTATGAATCAGTGCTGTGAATGCCTTGTGGGCGAACACGATTTTAAAGCCTTTGAAAATACCGGCAGTCCCCGATCTTCGACCGTAAGAACGGTTTTCAGTGCAAGCTGGGCAAACAAGCCTTACGATCGGCTGGAATTTTGTATCTGTGCCACAGGATTTTTAAAAAACATGGTCAGAAATATAGTGGGTACCCTGAAAGATGCCGGCACAGGACGAATCAATCCGGAAATATTCAATAAAATACTCTATTCGTGTGAACGCCCCCGTGCCGGTGCGACAGCACCGGCACGGGGGCTGTTTCTGCATCAGGTAAATTATTAA